ctcccttttgctagAACAACACAGTGCCCCACCCATGGCAGCTGTCCAATCTGAATGTCTGGCAAGATATGTGAAACCCAGAAATCAGCCTCCAGAGCCCAGAATAGGCAATTTCTCAAATAGCCAGGAAgctggaagggaaagggaaaacaagaGGGAGAGGCAGTTTTGGCTGAAGGcaattgggaaaggaaggaacTTTGTCCTTGTCAGcaattgtcatctttattcaAAGTCTAGTGGCATAAATATTGTGCAAATTATTGAGAAAATCCTAACTCTGAACTTAGTGTGAATTTCCCTGCTTTCCCCTGCATTCTTCATACATAACACCTCCctctggctgtccctcatgcctggTATGCACTACCCCCTCACCTTTACATCAGagaatccctaatttttttaaaatttaatttaatttattttattttttatttttatttattttgctgaggcaaatgaggttaaatgacttgcccagagtcacacagccaggaactgttaagtgactgagaccagatttgaactcaggtcctcctgacttcagagctggtgctctatccactgctctacctaGTTGTCCccgtaatttttttaaaagatatttttattgcttttttttcacattacaaatatttaaaaattatccaaaCTTCCCAAGAGGTCTCttataacaaaataaagcaaataagacAATTAAATTCATCTGAAAGTACATGCAACATTTCATATCTATAGCAACCCTCTCCTTAaaactctctctttttaaaaatgaatgaaaatctattttcttgCCTTCTTATCCTCCACCCTattgagggaaaaagaaaaggaaatttcttgTAACAACTATGaagagtcaaacaaaataaatgccctCAGTGactacatattatttttatatacatatccatatccatatatatgtggacatatcctttggccattggatcatggctcttattcttatatccttccttccttccttccttccttccttccttccttccttccttccttccttccttccttccttccttccttccttccttccatccatcacTGATTCTATGAATATTATATCCCTCTTAGAGATTGGTGACCCATTTGCTGCCTCTACCACAGACCTCAGTAGACCATTTCTGCCCCCAACCAAAGTTAAAGGAGATAACAAGCTTTCATATTcccctattcctttttttttctctttgtctttctcagaCTACTGTTAAGAGTTGGAAATCAGAGAGGTGGGAGACAGCAGCTGCAAGGAACAGGCTACTTTCCTCCCAACATATCTGCCCTTACACTATTCTCAAGAGGTGATTAGGACCCTTTGAGATTACTTAGATCACATCTTCACTGGAGGCACTCAGGGAATCAGGGATGCTGGCTACTCTTCTTGAGAGGCAGGCTAATGAATGAAAAGGGTGCTGGATTGGGATGTTGAAGACCTCAGTTAGAATTCGTATGATATTGATGTCTTTGGGCGCAAAttatctttgtaaaatgagaggactagACTAGACAGCTCCTACTCTAAAGCCCCAACTCTTCAGTCAGAGAACTCTCcttcaaatcttacttctgacAATATAGCAGGGGATAGCATgataataactattatttatgAAGTTTCCTctaccttttctcttccctctcaagTATTACtccatccttccctttcttctcctttcccttccatttcttttcctcccctcccttttctcctttcccttcttttcccattttcccctcctcttccctctcctgttctcttctctttcagtgaaatgatatatgtgaaaatgttttgagaaaaaggaagaacattTGGAGCTGAAGGATTAATGTTGTTTATGTGGAGAGTACATTTTTAGTCAGTTTTTCCCCTTTAGGAGGATTTGAGCTAATTTACATGTGGTCTCAGACATACAAAGAGCAGGGTGTTTTTGATAAACTGAGgggacagattttaaaaaatccagacCCCCCTCCTTGGTGTGCCTGCCTTCATTCTTTGCCCATTTGTGTAATCTTCAGGGTCagcagaaaaatgggaaaagggaaaaagggagaaaagcaaagaagaatGAAAGTATAAGTCCAGGAAAAATTAGTTTTCCTAAGTCtggtctttattattattattacttttgctTCATCAATCTCCTGGGCCCCTTCACCAGTGAGTCATCCAGGCCTCCCAGGCCATGGGGGTCATGTGAGAGTTGGATGAGCTATGGAGGTTGgagaggatggagagagggaagaggtcTACTGTAATGTCTATCCAAGCCAGATGCTAGAAGCAATCTGCGGCCAACACTCCTATCTCTGCTGGTCAGGGCTTTGGGCTTTGGGAAGAGACAAGCTATTGTTAGAGGGCCTCTTCTGAGCTCATTGGATTAGAGAAACACAGGCAGTCTAGGGAATTTCTGGGAACAAGCTACAGCTAGTTATATCATAGAACAAGCCGAGTCCTGTTTTTCTTGTCCCCTCATTGCTGTCCCTTCCTCTTTCATCTCCAATTCTTTTTAAACTTCAGGTTGCCCCTAGGGTTTAAGCCAACAATTTGAGAAGTAGGTATTAACTGCTAGATGTTTGAAAAATCTCTGGCTTCAAAGTGTTTACATTCTATTAGAGAGAAACAcatatgcacaaacacacacacaattaggTATTTGGGATGATACctgttatatatgtgaaatcaggCAAAACTATTTTCTCCTTGGCTATgttgataaaaaataataagaataaaaacaagaaaaaaaaaggaaagtaaaaaaaaaattatcctcaaTCTGGatttagagttcatcagttctctctctggaaatagatagcatttttcatcatgggtcctttggaatcatCTTACATCATTATATTAATCAAAGTAGCTAACTCAAATCGACCAttattacaatattgcttttactatgtacaatgatctcttagttctgctcactttacatcagtttatataagttttaccagatttttctgaaaccatcccctccATTACTTTTTATCACACAATAGCAAATAGTGCTCCCTCCCAATCATGCCATaatgtgttcagccattcctcaattgatgggtagtagcccctcaatttctaattatttactATCCccaaaagagctgttataaatatttatctgCTTATAGagccttttctctccctttgttCTCTTTAGGGTATAGATCTGGTGGTGGTATTATTAGGTTAAAGGACATGCACaattaggcatagttccaaattgtttttacGATAGTTGGACCAgttgcatttgttttttttcctttcataccATGTTAGCAATATATGGTAGATGtgaagtggtatttcagagttgttttaatttgtatttctctgaccaatagcaatttagagcatttttacatgactataaataagtttctttttctgaaaacaactCATTCATAtcttctgaccatttatcaattggggaatggctcttttataaatttgataaaatagagaattgaggtctttatcagagaaacactGTAATTTCCCCCCCAGtgtcctgcttttcttctaattttagcttcattggttttgttcatgcaaaatacttttaacttcatataatcaaaattatccattttactttctaAGTTCCTATTTATATCTTATTTGGCCATAAGTTCTTTTATTCATAAATGTGACAGGTAAAACTTCCCATGCTCCCTGAATTTACTTATATCagcttttatgtctaaatcatgaacattTTTGACCTTCTATTGGAACATGATGTGCGGTTCTGGTTTATGCCTACTTTCTTACAagttgttttccagttttcccagcaatttttttttcctcaactggtgaattcttgCTCCTAGAGCttgaatctttggatttatcaaacaataAATTATTATGGTCATTTGCTACTAGGTATCATGTATCAAATCCATTCCATTGACTTGCcattctctttcttagccagcaccatATTATTTTGATGGTTAccattttgtaatatagtttgatatCTGGTATTGTTAGTTCtcctttttttcacatttattttcattgattcCATCAGAGAGTCATtgaaagtttttaaatatatgaataataccagacatatctatctatctatctatctatctatctatctatctatctatctatctatctatctacctatctgtctgtctatttatctatatgtgtgtataaaataccAGAGCTGGTTGAATAGCACAGGTTCCAACAACTTAGAGAATTTGCCTGGGGTACTTGAAGATTAggtggcttgtccaggatcacacaatcagTATGCCTGAAGCAAGAACTGGATTCTGGTTTCTGATGATTTTAGGCAACTCACCTTCCTTTCCTAAAATTCAGttcccccatttgtaaaataaagatgttaaTCTCCAAAGATCTGTGTCTATTATAGGCTCTGGCTACCAAGGCCAAGCTAGATTTTACTATTGATATAGAATGAGTCAACTCAGGTCCCCGACTAATAAGAGGAAAGCCCATCCTTGAGAAACCTAGGACTTGTATGGAGGCAGAGATCTTGTATCAGAGTTGCTGGTAGGTGGGGCAAGGTTTCTGGTTGTCCATCTGGATCCACTTCCACTGGATCAAAAATACTGGTGCTTGTTTTCAGGGTAAAACTCCTCACTTTTGGATTTGAAATCTTCCTTACTCTAACTCCAGATTAGCTTCTCAGATTTATACTGCATCGTTCTCCTTCAAACATTCCACATTTCAGCCAAACTAGTCTATTTGCCAGTTTAAGTCCCTGAACTCTGCATTCCATCTCCTGCCCTCATTCCTTGGCACAGCCTGTGACAAATGCTTAGAATGTTCTTTGTTCTCAGTGCCAGCTCTTAAGAATATTTCACTTGGGGCAACtatatggtgcagtggatagagcaccagccctgaagtcaggagaatctgagttcaaatctggtctcagatacttaacatttcctggctgtgtggccctgggcaagtcatttaaccccaattgccccagtcccccccccaaaatatatatatatatatatatatatatatatatatataatatatatatttcactctCATCAGGTGTCACCTTTATGGTACCAACTTACTACTCCTAGAAATGGCTAATGTTTGGTTAATTTGGATGTGAAGTCACCAGCATTATTAAGAAGTCAAGATTTCCTTGATTCCCCAgttatccctttctccttcctcaaatgATCTTGTATTCAGTATCTGTTTCTATCTTCTGTCTACTGTCTAGAATAAAAGCTTCTCAAGGGAATGGCCTATGTCATGTCTTGGGGTGATCATTGAATGCAAAAATTCCTGCAACTATGAATCACCCTAGAGATTTAAAATGATGATACCAAAATAGctaatgaaatcttttttttcttctaaaattttttattgttgctcttttctttaaaaaattagcatcatttgtaatattattgttttatggaaAACGAGGAGTAGgatgctttcaggaaaaaaaaatgaaatgtactatatacaaaggaatggcaatgttctgggatgaccagctgtaaatgactttgctattctcaaattatccatgactactctgaaggacttatgatgaaaaatcctatccatacccagagaaggaactgattgtgtctgaatacagattgaagaattctctctctctctctgactctgtctctctctgtgtgtgtctgtctctctgtctctatctctttgtgtgtttctctctctctctctctctttctgtctctgtctctctgtctctctcattttttgtttgcagatgtagtactggtattgctggatcaaaggatattcacaCTTTTATAGTCTTTTGAGCATAgtatcaaattgctctccattatGGTTGGATCAGTCactactccaccaacagtgcattagtgtttgaattttcccacatctcctccaacatttatcattttcctttagaatcttctcttgtaacaaatatgaaaagccaagaaaaacagtCAACATATTGGCTATGTCTGAAACATATGTCTCACTTACTTATAAtccactatctctgccaagaagtaGGAGGCACGTTTCCCAGTCAGTCCTCTGAAGTCATGATCAATCACTGAGCGAAGATAATTTGGGTCTACATTAAGAGAGGTGTAGCTTCAATGAAGCTTATTGTACGCCAGACATTGTGGTAAGCCCTGGATATATGAAGGCAAAAGTAAATCAGCACCTTACTGACAAGGAAGCATGCATATATAGAGACGTGCCAAAATATATACCAAACAGAGACAAGATGATTAGGGAGAAGGTATGAGCAGCTGGAAGCTTCACGAAATTCCTCATGTAGAGGGAGCTACTTGAACTGAGTGTTGGAATAAACTAGGAATTATAAGAGGTAAAGGTAACCAGAGAATAAAACCTAAATAAGATGGATAATGAGTGCAAAGGCAGAGATGGGAATGGGATGTGCAAGGGACAGTAAGTAGAGCAGTATAACCAGACCATAGAGTATGTAAGGGGAATAATTTGTTAAACAGGAAGATATTGAAATGCTAAATAGAATAACATATTTGATTCTTCAGTCTCTTCTCCCTTCTGGTTGGAGGATTAAGGGGTAGAATACTAAGTCCCACcacaaatttttctttatagagAGCAGAACCTGGACTTTGCATCTGCAGCTCTGTTTGGTTTCCCAAGAACAAGGTGCCCCCATGCTGGGTACCGTCTTGTGTTCCCCTGCTCTTTCCCAGCTTCTATCTACATGTTGTCTTCTCCTATCAGATTGGAAGCAACTTGAgggtctctctttttcttaatgtatctccagtgcttagtagAATTGGGCATCTAGtagatgcttttttaaaaaatcgaaCCATTTGATTTTGAGTAGGGAAAAGGCatttcaggaaaattattttggtggcTCTCTTACAGATTGTTGTGAAGAGAAACTTGGGACATCAGTAGAAGGCATTGGTAATTTTGTGGTGGTGAAATCATTATTTACCCCTTCGTGCTTTTGTCCTGGTCACACATGTTCCCTATAAGTGCATCACTTAACATCAGTTGCCCTGACCAGCGGTCCCTATCTAGATGACTCTGGTGAAGTTAAATGACATACATTTATAATTGATCTATTTTAACCCAGTTGTGGCTTTCTCCAGTCTCAGTAGCATGTCAATAGAAGCAGAGGAGATGGATAATGAGAGTAATTCAGAGCTGAGGTTTGGCAAAGAATAAACAGGAACAGGAAAAGAGGTTAGGTGGGGGACAGTGTGGCACTGAATTGGCTAATTACATGGCGGagatcagaaagagaagaaagtaaattaAGAGCAGAGGCAGTGGTCTAAGAAATTACTTGAGGGGTGAATGGATGGGAGATTATGCTTGAGGGCAGACTAGGTTTAAGAGTGTGGctagagagagatggaatgacAGGAGGTTTGAGGGTCAAATAGAGAAATGTTTCAGCTTCTTACATCTTAACTCTGAAATGAGCTACAGATTCATTTCATCTAGGTTTATCGGTTCAACAGTCTCCTAATGTGTCCAGAAACTCATTTTTAAACTATCTTACCCCCTAACTGAAATAAATCTCCGAAGTTCTCCATTTccttaaacagaaaaaaaaggattaaaagcCACAGgtaaggaaaatgtttttaagcTCTCTCCTGCAGTCCCTAAGTTttatgctaaataaccattgttcTGCTGGCTAAAGAATTCTAAAAGCCTGTTCTGTGTAAATAGCAACTAGTTAGAGAATTCTGAATGAAACAGTGACATTTCTATTACATCCTTAGAAACAACCAACAAAGCCTTTTCCTCTGCTATCTCTACACATGAAACAAGTGAAGAATGGTACAAGACAGTCCATGATCAAGTGTAAAATCATGGAGCATTGATTTCAGTAGGAAGCTAGCATAATTTAAAGGAGAAAgggctagatttggaatcaggaagcctggGGGGTCAAATTCCTTCTTTGATACTTAACTGTGGAACACTGAACAAATCACTGAACAAATAACTACTGTCTTAGATCCCtaatttgtaaatttgttttagaaaaaaaagaggtgataataatagtacctgtttTAAAATAAGGTtcttgtgaggattgaatgatgtaatataagtaaaaatgattcattgaaacttaaaatattatgtaattatgaattattattgatCTAAgtgaaaaggacctcagagaaaggagagagcatCCAGTCTCCTTGAGCTAAAGAGGTCTTGGAAGGCTTCTAGGAAGGGGTGGGCTGTGAGTTGAGTATTAAAtgataagaatataaaaataccAGAGTATAAAACAAATCTATTAACTTTGTTTTTCCCTTGCTTCAAGAACCACTACCTTCTTAAAACCCGGATGTTTTTGCTTGCCTTTCTGGGGTTATAAGGAAGCCAACAGTAGGGTGATGGGAGCCCAGCCTTAAACCAAGTTTGTATTTCTTGCAGCTGCCTTACAGCCATTCAGATCTTCCCCTGGGAATGCAGATAAGAGAATAAAATGGTGCGATGAACACAAAGCTTTCCACAATCGCCTAGACATTGTTGAAGAGGTACTGGAACTATGGGATGGTTTGGGAGGGAATGGGGAGGCAACTCAAGTACTAGTAGCTATCAAACTGGTGAGAGCAGGGatggaagagatggagagaggactCAATTAGTATGTGTCCAGCTCCATTCGACCTGCTGAGAAAAACAACAAGGAAATGTAGGGAGAGTGCCCGTGTGTCTCTTCCAGATGTGGGAGACAAGACCAGTGTATGTGAAGTGATGACAAAAACAATATAAGGCAACATAGAATGGAGTCCTAAATTGCAGACTAGCCTATTTTGggtatcagaaaaaaacaaagatcaCTATGAAGAAGCACTAAAAGTATCCTAGAGGGAAAGGGCCTTGAAGGATGAGTAGGATCAAGGGAGACATTCCAGGTAAGGACACCTACATTGGATGACTTGCTTATGAATGGAAGAGAGATTCAGTATAAACCATTAGTAATGCCTAGAAATCCAGGATCCTAGCATCTCAGACTGAGAAATGGAAGGCTCATCTGGTCCACTACCCCCATTTTATATGTGAAGAAGCAAAGAACCAGGGAGAtaaataaatgacttgtctaaggcaTTATGAGTAATAAGTGGCTATATTGAATTCCAATTCTCTGTCTCTAGTGTTCCGCAGTCTCTTGGCAGTTTTACTCTTCATCTTCATATCTCTAATATCTAATTCAGTGTCAAGCACATAGTAGGCGCTCATTGATGGTTGAATTATATATTGATAATGATAACAATGGACAATAATGGTagcatattattattatgactattattttcattatcatttcattatttgtccagacctgtgatttcatcaatattgGGAGTTCCTCCCCAATCATCTAGAGTCTCTTTGGTGAATATTTTGGCgtacctctgtgtgtgtgtgtctttcctAATGCTGATTGAAAATAGTTCTTAGAGTTGCCTGGGAACACTGAAAAGTTCAGTGATTTTTCCAATACAGTCAGGAGGTATCTAAGTTGGAACTTGAACTCATGTCATCTTGACCTAGAAGCCTACTCTCTGTATCATACTTCTTCTAGTGACCATatgattatcatcatcaccatgaTTGTTCTTgaggaaagaaataattaaatctcAATATCTGTTTCTAAAGTAATCAAATGTGCCACATATATCCAAACAtccaatatatatttacttaaacaaatattttataaaaagagttaaattgagaatttttaaattgcattttttttatgtAAGAAAACTTTTCCAATTATAACTCGCTATTTTCCTAGAAGGCCACTAGAGGGAAGTACAACAAAAGTTATGTAAGCCAGCGTTCTGAGACTTTCTTTGGAAGGATGGACCCAGCCCCTATTTTcttgttaattaatttttttttttttttaagaattaattttttttaaaattaaagcttttcattttcaaaacatatgcatggaaaaattttcaacattgacccttgcaaaaccttgtgttccaaggtTCTCCTCCTTACCCCTTCctctagataacaagtaatccaatacatgttaaatgtggtaaaaaaaaaatatgataaatccaatatatgcttacacatttatataattatcttgctacatgaggaaaataaaatcaaaaagaaaaaaagtgagaaagaaaataaaatgcaaggaaacaacaacaaaaagagtgaaaatgctgtgttgtgatccacactcagtccctctCTCTGAGTAAAGATGGCTCTGTTtatcaaaagatcattggaactggtctgagtcatttaattgttgaaaagagtcatgtacattagaaatgatcatcagataatcttcctgatgctctatccactgctccacctagctgcccacgaTAGCTCTGTGAGCTAGGTTCtgttattagctccattttacaattaaagaaactgaggcagagattgagtggcttgctcaaggtcatgcagctaaataagtatctgaggctagatttgaatccagatcttgaCTAAGGTCCAGTATTCTAACTACTGGGCTACCTAGTTGCCAGATAAATAGAGTAAATATAATATGATACATATTACTACAGGATACATTCTTTTATAATAGCGGTTCAGTTCTACTATCAGTTACATATGGCTCAGAAATCCAGCAACAGCAGAGCAGTTAGACTAATCCAGACTCAACCCCAAGCCCAGATGACAAAATCTGGTCCAGATACAGCACGCTTTTCTGGGCTTCTCTTTGCTATTCCTTGCCCTGACTTTTTCACTGTCTCCTTACCAGACCCTGGACAAGACTGTGGAACACCTGGAGTCTGAAGTAAAGAACCTGCTTAACCTGATGAATGCGATAGCCTGGAACTTGCCCCCAGAGCCTGGGAGCCCCACCGAGAACTTCTTTGGAGACGGTGTGTGTCCCCAGTCCTGGATGCCCTGAATGCTCTGGCTCCAGCTTAGCCTCCCATTTTTATCCCAAGCACAGCTCCAGCTGAAATTTAATGAGTCTAAGGCTCTGGGGATAAAAAGTGGGAGAAATaaggactaataataataatgatgatagctagcatttatatagcatctgcGCTGTCCCAGGAttgtgctttgcaaatatctcatttgattctcacaatcctGTGAGGTTGGTTGATGTCCTTTGTTCTCGACATCACTGTGTTGGGGTCAGTGGACAGTGTGTCCAGCTGTGGCTGACAGACTTTTgtgagctcagaaggctctatcACAGTCAGGCACAAATGGTTCGtgtgaacatttggaatggagagATCTCCATTACACATGCTTTTTTGACTCACcctgaggtaagtgctattattgtccccattttacagttgaggaaattgaggtaaaccaAGGGTAAATcccttgctcaggatcacatagctagtaagagtctcaagcagttgttttttttttttttaattaaaacttttcatttttaaaacatatacatttttgaacctgggcaagtcacttaaaccccaattgcctcagaaaaaaaaattcattttcaaaattcacccttgcaaaatcttgtgttccaatttttttccccttacccccacccctcccctagacaaa
The DNA window shown above is from Sminthopsis crassicaudata isolate SCR6 chromosome 2, ASM4859323v1, whole genome shotgun sequence and carries:
- the PLAC9 gene encoding placenta-specific protein 9 isoform X2; this translates as MKQVKNAALQPFRSSPGNADKRIKWCDEHKAFHNRLDIVEETLDKTVEHLESEVKNLLNLMNAIAWNLPPEPGSPTENFFGDGGKLDMTGPCHLFSFADEQGKLPADKEEDAGGGEM
- the PLAC9 gene encoding placenta-specific protein 9 isoform X3; the encoded protein is MLFIWALHLALVLQGGFSAALQPFRSSPGNADKRIKWCDEHKAFHNRLDIVEETLDKTVEHLESEVKNLLNLMNAIAWNLPPEPGSPTENFFGDESL
- the PLAC9 gene encoding placenta-specific protein 9 isoform X1 is translated as MLFIWALHLALVLQGGFSAALQPFRSSPGNADKRIKWCDEHKAFHNRLDIVEETLDKTVEHLESEVKNLLNLMNAIAWNLPPEPGSPTENFFGDGGKLDMTGPCHLFSFADEQGKLPADKEEDAGGGEM